A stretch of DNA from Ctenopharyngodon idella isolate HZGC_01 chromosome 6, HZGC01, whole genome shotgun sequence:
aacaagtgaccaatcctgagtaGTGACGTCAGTACATGCATTCTGTCAGCACAGTTAGCCAACAATTCTGGGCCGAGAATGCTTTGTAATCGTGCCGAAACCAAACTCAAGCGAAAATATAACCGTCACTGTTCCTTACCATTCTTAGAACTGTTCAGACCGACAGTGGAAAAAAGGATATGGTTTCcgcaaaaatatttagcagcacaactgtttttaacattataatatatgttaaaataaaataaaataaaagaaataaaatgacaaaagaatatatagttatatatatcaAGCAGCACATCAGGAATCAGATCCCACCTGTAAAGCAGCAGAATCCTGACCATTGTAGTGATATAGAAGTCCAAGAGCGTAATACctgaacagagagaaaaaaCCCATTAACAATCAAATCACACACATATTAAGAAATGTAGCAAGTCATTCAAGCACTGtcatttattaaagatttaattAATGTGCTGCCATGACAACTGCAGTGATTAAAAGGACAGAAGGCATTGATGATTAATGCATCATGATGGTTTACAAGACAACAACCAAAACACTACAAAACATGAAGCTCAACGAAGGCATCAGTTTATTCTTGCAAAAATAAACTGGACTGAATCTTTATTTCAATGGCTACTCAAAGAAATATAAAAGCGAGTACCCACTTGTGATGCTTCTCGAGCCAGGGGGCGCTGTCTGCCAGGAGACAGGCATTATCGGAGGCCAGCAAGTCCAGAAGACTCTCGTGGCCGGTCTCTGCATACAGCTTCAGCAATGCCGTATCTACGTCTTCACGGAAACCATTAGCGCTGTCGCTGCTGCGCACCTCGTGTAGGTAGCTAATGAGAAAACGTTTGAAGCGCTGTACCTTCTCCTGGTCCCCCTGCGTCAGGTGGTTCAGGTCAGCAAATTCATGAAGTGGTGGATGGCACCGTGTGAAAGAGGAAGAAGCGGGCAGGAGCAGCGGATAAAGAGAGATCAGCTCCCGTACGTCCAGCTGTCCCTTTCTGAGATGGGCATCAGAAAAAgcaatgttgttattattattaattattattactacaaggtttttattttattaaagcttatttttatgtattataatttaaaataatttttattttgctgttttattaaaaacaaaattcagccatattaaaataaaattaacattacagTGGAATCCTGTTTTGTTActgttaattaaaattaaaactactaaaattgtttttgttaattgaaataaaataaaatatgaatattagatgaaacaaacaaaaatgagaaattacCTGAAACtacctaaaataaaataagttgaagctTAAGTACTAcaatgtatggaagcttgtttccataacagaataaaaaataaaggtaagtGTGACTTTTTcctctcacaattctgtcttttttccctctcacaattgcgagtttacaaaAAATCATgtgatataaatttgcaattgtaagaaaatctcagaattgcgagctgacttttttcccctcagaattggactttataactcacaatttcgAGCTCATATCTCACAATACCGAATTgtgaaaagtcagaattgcgagatataaactcgtaattgcgagaaaaacgtcagaatcgcgagatataaatttgtaattgtgagaaaagtcagaattgcgagatataaacttgaaattgcgagaaagtcaaaattgagataaacgcacaattgcaagatataaatgcgcaattgcgagatataaacttgtaattgcgagaaaaaagtcagaattgcgagatataaactcgtaattgcgagaaaaaaagtcagaattgcgagatataaacttgcaattgcgagaaaagtaAAAATTGAGATAAACgcacaattgcaagatataaacgcacaaattgcgagaaaaaagccagaattgcgagaaaaaagtcagaattgcgagatataaactcgtaattgcgagaaaaaagtcagaattgcaagatataaacgcgcaattgcgagaaaaaagccagaattgcgagaaaaaagtcataattgcgagatataaatgcGTAATCGTGAGATATAAACGCACAATTGCGagaatgtcagaattgcgagatataaacacaattgcgagataaacaattgcgagataaacaattgcgagatataaacacgcaattgcaagatataaacgtgtaattgtgagatataaactcgtaattgcgagatatatacgcacaattgcgagaaagtcagaattgcgagatataaacttaaaaagaaaactgaaaatataaaaataaaagtcagttcaaaatgttaataaatactataattaatagtaaaataacactggtagTCCATTTGCTCAATCCTATTCCAGGTTTTAAAGATAAAAGGCCATGTTTTTACATAGTAAATCATTCCAGATGCACCTCCTCCTGGTCATCTGAAACATTACAGTAGTACTAGCAATCCTTGATTCAAAGCGGTTAATAGTTCTTGCCGTATGACAGACGTAGCAGCTTAAAATACATGCTGAATTCAACATGGTACATCCGCTGATATTTACGACAGCCATTTATTCAGTTATTAGACAAGTTTCTGTTCTCTATCCATTAGCATACGGCGATCAGGGTCAGGTGCGCAGAGGGATAAGAAGCAATTAGCAAAGAAGTTAATTAACTCCATTCAGTCATCCTCTGAAACATCTGGGCCTGAGCAACAATTAACAGTAttaattacatgacaaaatgaTGCACTTCACCTAAAATGCTCTTTTGCTTCTAAAAACTGAAGCTGGCCAAATTGGATGAATCCTGCTTGTTGGAGAATTCTTTTGTGCAATATCTacaacacaaaaagagaaaatgatcaattaaaatCCTTTCTCCAATTGAGAGAAACACTCTTGTATCTCACCATTGTTAGAACAGTTCGGTGTACCTGATATTTTTCTTTGGGAATGTTTCTCTGTGCCGCCTCGGTGAGGGTCAGGGCCTCTTCAACTCGATGGCTCGCCAACAGGTCTTGGATCTGACGCTCCAGAGGGAGAGGCACCAGCATATACACCGCTTTTGATGAGGCCAACACCACCTTACCTGAGAGAAGCCAACAGAAATAAAGAGATTAGAGgctctttatattttatactcattttaagcaagcaatacagtcattttaaacaacagttgagttaaataaaactacctagcaggttgggcaaacatttaacccaaccgctgggttaaaacaacccagttgctgtccattttcaacccagcatttttagtgcATAGAGTTGCAATGCAATGTGGAACATTGAGTGGTGTaaaagagattaaaaaaaaaagccacattCATGGAAATAAATGCTCTAGCATAAAGCACAGCACATTCATAAGACATGAGAATGTGTGAGGGATGAAGGTTGTACATGATTAAACAGCTGAAAAATAAATCAAGCTTTTGATCCACACAATAATGAGTTTTTGATGCGGGACGTATGGTGACTGACCTGATCTGAGCTTGTCATAACACATTAAATCAGGTGTTCCTCAGTAAATTGCCTTCACTACATTCTCTGCACTGCTTGCTTTATTAAATGCGAATGTGTCTGGTTTTCGCCATCCCGATTCAAGCACTATCAAGCTTTAGCAAGACTTGACAGGAGAAAATTTCCTTGCTGCTTTGTAGGGAAATTCACCTCAGCACTTCAGAGAAATCAATACTTGTAATGACTAGACTGCAGCACTAGCAATCTAAAGGAATACCAAGTAAGACACTGGAGATCTTTATTTATAACAGCTTAAATCAGTGATTTTTCAACCGCTTCTTTATCGTGTTTCCTACATGCTTTTGTTCTGAAACTCTGTTGTTCATATCTATCTTTAACCACATGTTCTCATATGTGAccttggaccacaaaaccagtcataagggtcatttttttaaaattgagatttatacatcatctgaattAATAAGCTTTCCACTggtgtatggtttgttaggatacgacaatatttggccaagacacaactatttgaaaatctgtaatctgagggtgcaaaaaaatctaaatactgAGAAAATCGGTTTTAAAgttcttagcaatgcatatccactcacaaaaatacattttttaatatatttacagtaggaaatgtacaaaatatcttcatggaacatgatctttacttaatatcctaaggatttttggcataaatgaaaaatcgataattttgacccatacaatgtattgttggctattgctacaaatatacccatgcaacttatgactggttttgtggtccagggtcacatataaacTAATAAATCAGTCAGACTGTTTTAAGTTTTACTAACCTAACAAATTTGCATCATTAATTGCTTTCAAAAACAAGTTCTCCGCTCACCAAGTGAGTCAGATGCGAGCTGATTCAGTGTGGAAACGAGTTGATTCAGTCTGATGATAGCTGAGATTGTGAATGACAGTCTGATTCGCTAATCAGCCAATCAATATTGAAGAATGAAGAAATCAATGAAGAAAAGCGGCATGGATATACAGTTCAGTTTACGTCTactgcaaaatgtttttttattacgaGGGATaataaatattgctgtttttttattgAAGTTAACTTTTGACTataatttgtgtgaattattattttgttctgtagaatatacttaaagggttagttcacccaaaaatgaaaataatgtcatttattactcaccctcatgacgttccacacccgtaagaccttcgttcgtcttcagaacacaaattaagatatttttgttgaaatccgatggctcagtgaggcctgtactaaaaacatatttaaatcagttcatgtgagtacagtggttcaatattaatattataaagcgacgagaatatttctggtgcgccaaaaaaacaaaataacgacttatatagtgatggccgatttcaaaacactgcttcaggaagcttcggagcgttatgaatcttttgtgtcgaatcatgattcggatcgcgtgtcaaaccgccaaactgctgaaatcacgtgactttggcgctccgaaccgctgattcgacacaaaagattcataatgctccgaagcttcatgaagcagtgttttgaaatcggccatcactatataagtcgttattttgtgtttttggcgcaccaaaaatattctcgttgctttataatattaatattgaaccactgtactcacatgaactgatttaaatatgtttttagtacattaatggatcttgagagaggaaatgtcattgctggctatgcaggcctcactgagccatcggatttcaacaaaaatatcttaatttgcattctgaagatgaacaaaggtcttaagggtgtagaacggcatgagcgtgagtaataaatgacattattttcatttttgggtgaactaaccctttaaagatgcAGTACAGGAGGTCGGAGATGTTTCTGACAGCTTGTGGCCATAACTAATAAGCGACATTATTAACTCAATGGACCATTAAAAAAGGCAACCATCTGAGGAATCAGCCAttgttaaaacaaataaacctCATTCAGTGAAGATCATTTGACTTGATGTAGTTGAAAATGTTGTTATGagaatttaatttaggcttttactcgcatgcAAACATTGagcagcgaacataagcagaagctcaaccaaacgtGAATGACGCACGAGATCAAACcacttccggaagctcaaatgtcCTGAACCTCATTgattacgcagcacgtttgagcttccggaagaggtttgttcttgtgcgttattcatgttcggttgagcttctgcttatgttcgctgttCAGTGTTTACATGGGAGCTTAAATTAAATTCTCATAACCACATTCTATTCTAAAAACAAGGTGCttaagttaaaagaagttcaacttttaaaaaaatatgcctCTAGACCTTTTTTTCGTTCAACTGACCTGCCGGCCCTAAGGGTAAAATAATGCTAAATGTATGGGACAGCACTCTTACCTTCAAAATCCTGCAGAAGGTGTCCATCTCTGAATGACAGCGTCTGTTTGAGCTGCTGGTCCAACATGCTGTGAACAGTCACAAAACCTTCATCCAACGCGACCACATACGGGAAACACACAGCCGCCGCAATCACGCTCTCTGACCAGCTCACCGGAGCACGCTGAGATATGCCTTCAGCATTAGCAAACATCCCTGAGAGATAAAGATACAGAGAGACGCATGACTCATCACAAACGATCACCATGACTACAGTCACAGCAGAGAACACAGATTCATATCTCAGCTGGGGTGTGGCTGAACTTatgataaaaacaacaaagaaaaaaataacaatttattataCAGACTCCTCAGGGTCATATAAGGAGGCATTTCCTCTAAAACATTTTGGTTTGCAAAAAAGTGATTTGCATCTTTTGTCTTATAGAGTGCTGCTgggatgacatatttttgtaggccaaaaccagGAAACAAGTTACATCGTTCTGAAAACAATCACCAGTGCTGGGGGAATTACAAATAACGCAAGTTCTGTtatcaaattacttttttcaagtaaccagtaaagtaatgcattacttttaaatttacaacaacaaaaaaaaaatattactttttaaaataagtaacacaagttactttattttcccatgtattgactgacactcctcctgtccccatgttgaaaGAAATCGTAAGGAtcagaggcgttgtgtgtgaacatgatggatATTGTTCTACGCTaactgtgaacatgcatttactcatctcacttgcacagaCACAGATTCAGCAtgcctcaaaatgaataaaaacagtgaaacgcaaactcagaatattaaacaaatctgcgttaattaaatatgttaaataatacaatacgttatgtatttaatctcactttattgacCAATGTATTTGCTGCTGACTTTTGAAGATCCAATtaaaccatactaataagcaaaaattactttagattaacatcacatttgtgtttcttttttttttttttttttattgctgacgAAAGAGTGTTAAACTTTCTTTTCCTGCACCCTATTCTGCTGCAATTTATAGCTGAAAGGTTTGctcttcagtcatttttgtccaaaaagtttttgtttagaatttttttacttcatcggaatggtacgaaacttggtaaaggttttggcacttgctatgtgaacacacacacaaaaaaaataaaaaataaataaatatggagatgatttgaaaaggttaaatggtatGGGAGACAAAGTTCATTTAGTGAAAACTTTTGGTACTGCGgctaaacaaaatcttactgaaagctcatttttgtgagatatcaagctcaaatttggaactcaacttgtttagatttatggctttgatttttttttttttttttgcagttttagagtaaaacatgtttttgaaaatatatatttcatataaaaattgaaaatagtatttttgtgcatttttcataacaataaacaaacttctgtaactttttttaaacttttcacTTAAGTAATTTTCCAAGTGTCCTCTTTAAGAACAGACCAACattttaagttggaaatttcattttcgggtctatgctcaaaaagtaaataaatggattataactacagcatatttagtaccataaaatcccctaaaatacaaaataatacataaaaaacattttgacaaCCCTAATATTTATAGAGacatacatttataatttatattaatatctCCTGAACCATTAAATCACATCTAAATTTTCAGCCACAGGTCTGATTTAAATCCTCCAAATTATGTGTAGATCCTCTGAATGTCACTGATGATTAAAAATGCTTCAATAGGGCAAAGAAAAACCTCAGCTTATAATAAAATAAGGGGGAAAAATTAACACATGCACTGGTCAGTGTTGTGTTTGCTCATTTAACTCACCAAGTCCGCCTGGGGCAGCCAGGAGAAACTCTTCCCGGCCGATCCGCTTAACAATGGGTTTCCTCTCTTCACAGTCGTAAGGGAACAGGTCCTGAGAGGCTCCTGTGCTGTAGTTCAGAATCATATACTGTGTGGACAGGGCCAGACAGATATTGTACCCGTCCAGGCTCAGGGCACAGGGCTGCTCTGGTGTGGCCACTTCCTTTAACATTTGCACTCTGTCCTCATGGACCGTACAGATCTGGACAGCCCGCCTGCGTGCGAAAACCACTGCCATTTCCACACAGAACGCGTCCCCCGTCACCGGATTCTCGTTGATACAAAACGCAGTCACTCCTTTGAGTTTAGTGCCCCCGAAGGGAACAGGCTCCAGGGTAACCATGTCCACGACAGTGATGGTTGAATCACAGAGGACGATTAGACGTTCCAAAGCAGAGGCGGCCTTCAGCTCTGCCACTGGCTTTTTCAGGCCTAGGTATTTGTGGAGGAGCTTCTGGGCACTGTAGGCCAGCTTACCTTTGGCTGTCGTGTGCTCCTCTAGTATGAAGTGATGGATGAAGCAGTCATTGGTGCCCAGGTACAGGTGTTTGCCACAGCACTCTACGCATTCGATGTTTATCCGCACTTTCTCGCCCATCACCTGCTCCCGCTCCACGGCGGGAACCAGCTCAAAAGCTTTCACGCTCATGGTGCCACCCACATCTACGGAAACAAAATGGGAGTTTAGAATGGAAACAAGTTTGAGCAATATTATaaagaatattatattatattataataatacaaagaATATTATAAACTAGTGCAGCGAAACGATTAAATGCGAttaatccaaaataaaagtttgtgtttacataatatatgtactgtatatttattatgtatatataaatacacacatacatgtatatatttaaaaagtatttacatgtatacatatatatttttttatatataatttttattatatataaatattttatatataaatataatatatttttgtgtgtgtatttatatatacatattaaatatacacagacagtacacacatatattatataaacacaaacttttatttcggatgcgattaatcatttgacatgACTATTATGAACATTAAAAAGACAAaccatattaaaaaaatatatatttcctctcttttttgttttgttgtacaAGTCTAAACTAAAGGTTGTTTCTCTTTTCCACATCTTCAGCGAGAGAAAACTTCATTTTAGACACTGACAACAAATATGAGCAGTATTAAGAAgcttattataaaaacatttgattaacaataattcaaataatattaaaaagatTAAGTAgacaaacattattataaagaaTATTTCCTTCAAATAATGAGGAATTGAGTGCATCCACGTAAACAGAAACgcaaaaaaaatggtttaataATACCACTTATTGGCATAAATCATCATAACAGTATAGTCTAAAGCAAGAAATCACAGCTCTGACAGTCAAGGTGCCTATTAACCTGTGTTGTGTACACATTAGTACTATAGACCTGCCCCATCAGCTTCCTCTAAAAACTAACAAGGCATTTCATTTCAGTATTAGAAAGTTGTTTCCAAGATAATTTTCTGTCCAACCAGCTAGCAAAACCATCATAAGAACATGCATCAACACAAACACTTACTCAATTCCTCTTTCAAGCCCCAGCACCTGCTTCACATCCACGCATACAGCCCAGTTTAAGCATTTATATGAACGACAGACAGTTCTTTGATTATGGGTGATCATGGGagtgtttcaaaacctagtgagatacctatctagacagcattttGGGGGGAGTTTTCCAAACGAACGCACATATTATGCCATAAAAGCTGTGTTGGAAGACAGCTAGCTAGGTTTTAAAACACAGCCTACGTGTTtggtcgtgtgtgtgtgtgtgtgtgtgtgtgtgttgcggCATGCAGACAGCGCAGGTGACGCGACAGGTGATGTGAAAGAAAGCCGAGCGCATATCGTACCCCAGCCTTGGCCAGTGCGGTCCAGATTTGGGAGATGGCAGCGTTTTCACGGCCTGCCAGTTTCATTCAAGCGCCCCACTCcacctccctctctctctctctctccctgctGTAACGCTTCCTGTTTCTCCGCCGAAATACATCCGGCCACGTGATGAGGGTGGGTTCTGGCTTTTTGGTTTGAAAGCGTTTATGAAAATTAAATCTGAAAGCGAAGTGGGTTACAATTTAGCTTTTTCACGAATGTCGATAGATTGTTGGAATGGAAATAGACTGTTAAAGTCctcctgtagtcaataattttatcctttaaaactcatctttgatcaccaatatgacatatttaaacgtttttttcctgtgaaaaaaatttcttcgTGCCTTAAAATTGCTTcccttacgaaaattaaccatggttttactacgaataaaacccaaaaaaattaaataaataaataaaatatatggttCTTATAGTTATTCCATGGTAACCACGAATTGTGGTTTTGTTACAAAAACCATAGCTTAACTATGGTTTTTTTGTGGTTATAGAAATGGTAGTCAATACGCCAAAAAGCCATGGTAAAACCATAGTTAATTTTCGTAAGGGTttaatgtaactctacacccttgttTAATTTAGTATACActgatctatgaatatgctaattagtcCCGCCTCCGCTCAatcgcacgagctcagagatccactcggtcaacttactgaggtaaacgctgcacaatggtatcgctctttacaaaaCTGTAAtcaatatgattagccttttgcttgactacaaacagctaataatgtgttggtAATGTTACACGAATCCCTTGCTTCAGAgtggtcatagttaatgatatgctaaagcccgctggcatgttgacgtgattggttataaggtagtttgtgacataaGAAACACCAGCGgtttcaaaccgcgtttttgaaactgtctttagttcactgcagttttaaagagaaaatactcagcaacggtgttgacttatgaatttgcacatgttttgtcttaaa
This window harbors:
- the tgfbrap1 gene encoding transforming growth factor-beta receptor-associated protein 1 homolog → MSVKAFELVPAVEREQVMGEKVRINIECVECCGKHLYLGTNDCFIHHFILEEHTTAKGKLAYSAQKLLHKYLGLKKPVAELKAASALERLIVLCDSTITVVDMVTLEPVPFGGTKLKGVTAFCINENPVTGDAFCVEMAVVFARRRAVQICTVHEDRVQMLKEVATPEQPCALSLDGYNICLALSTQYMILNYSTGASQDLFPYDCEERKPIVKRIGREEFLLAAPGGLGMFANAEGISQRAPVSWSESVIAAAVCFPYVVALDEGFVTVHSMLDQQLKQTLSFRDGHLLQDFEGKVVLASSKAVYMLVPLPLERQIQDLLASHRVEEALTLTEAAQRNIPKEKYQILHKRILQQAGFIQFGQLQFLEAKEHFRKGQLDVRELISLYPLLLPASSSFTRCHPPLHEFADLNHLTQGDQEKVQRFKRFLISYLHEVRSSDSANGFREDVDTALLKLYAETGHESLLDLLASDNACLLADSAPWLEKHHKYYALGLLYHYNGQDSAALQMWVKIVNGDLQDSTRPDLFEYVVDFLSFCSKLELVWRHADWALQKDQKIGVQIFTKRPTSEEKIGQLNPDDVITYLQKHSQALLLYLEHLVLEKRLQKEKYHTHLAVLYADKVLGLISRSSANEEQLSAARQKLQRLLKESNLYRVQLLLGKVQDSELLLHERATLHGKLEEHDKALHILVHQLKDSPAAEEYCSWASASQDWSYRQNLFHQLLSVYLDPDLPGGAQTIAAVDLLNRHAEDFDAVRVLKLLPEEWSLPLLRPFLCGALRASVHARCTSQVAVGLARAQNLQLQHDRLKYRGGPILVSEKKGCKLCHNTFSEPDCACLPGGTPVHIHCVAKKARDFPIERQHENAHHSNHT